One window of Gemmatimonas aurantiaca genomic DNA carries:
- a CDS encoding peroxiredoxin family protein, translating into MSIRSRIAAFAASIALPLAFAPGLAGAQGAPAGPAPLKVGDAAPDFTVTTVTAAGITSKPFRLSEHKGETVILAFFPKARTRGCTVQMESYRDRYAELFKSGEKVTLVGVSVDPDSALTSWAKDAKFPFQFAADVDRKVGVAYAASTGDGFHKRLLYVINPQGKISYVAAPFNQMSADAYTDLGSAITMAGHGH; encoded by the coding sequence ATGTCCATCCGTTCGCGCATCGCCGCCTTCGCGGCGTCGATTGCCCTGCCTCTTGCCTTCGCCCCCGGTCTGGCTGGCGCGCAGGGTGCCCCCGCCGGTCCGGCACCGCTCAAGGTCGGTGATGCCGCGCCCGATTTCACCGTCACCACCGTGACGGCCGCCGGCATCACCAGCAAGCCCTTCCGCCTCTCCGAACACAAGGGTGAGACGGTCATCCTGGCGTTCTTCCCCAAGGCGCGCACCCGGGGCTGCACGGTGCAGATGGAGTCGTACCGCGATCGGTACGCCGAACTCTTCAAGAGCGGCGAGAAGGTCACGTTGGTGGGTGTGAGCGTCGACCCCGATTCGGCACTGACCTCCTGGGCCAAGGACGCCAAGTTCCCGTTCCAGTTCGCGGCCGATGTCGACCGCAAGGTGGGTGTGGCGTATGCGGCCAGCACGGGCGACGGCTTCCACAAGCGTCTGCTCTACGTGATCAACCCGCAGGGCAAGATTTCGTACGTGGCAGCGCCGTTCAACCAGATGTCGGCCGACGCGTATACCGACCTCGGATCGGCCATCACCATGGCCGGCCACGGG